The following coding sequences are from one Haliotis asinina isolate JCU_RB_2024 chromosome 3, JCU_Hal_asi_v2, whole genome shotgun sequence window:
- the LOC137277192 gene encoding beta-1,4-galactosyltransferase 4-like, whose product MWTMTVRLLKMKLCGRCPKKKVLFALLLVCAVSPVFRLIKSKNVIVSGRNIQFLEELPDFGRVTFQRTTNVSEKYLCPKTSPHLVGVSPINENLVALEGLIGKFIPHQPGGHFQPRECVSRTKTAVILAYRNRQRHLMILLNHLIPFLVRQQAEFALFVIEPLPNVTFNRALLMNIGFVEALKTKNFTCFIFHDVDLLPVTDHNLYRCGATPRHMAVSNSKLDNVSFPEYAGGVVAVSRDVYQRVNGHSNLYFGWGGEDDDLLYRLIWKHYTMSRYPPAIGRYIALNHTEDIGNPVSATRLAMLETAEERLEEDGLNTLEYKIVHRKYELFYTWIQVDIDMRYYRSMIAKWQPAQN is encoded by the exons CTGTGTGGCCGGTGCCCCAAGAAAAAAGTCCTGTTCGCCTTGTTGTTGGTGTGCGCCGTATCACCGGTCTTCAGGCTCATCAAAAGCAAAAACGTGATTGTCTCAGGACGGAACATTCAATTCCTGGAGGAACTGCCTGATTTTGGAAGAGTAACGTTCCAGAGAACGAcaaatgtttcagaaaaataCCTTTGCCCAAAGACGTCGCCTCATCTGG TTGGTGTCTCACCTATCAACGAGAATCTGGTGGCTCTGGAAGGACTCATCGGGAAATTTATCCCACATCAGCCGGGGGGTCACTTTCAGCCCAGGGAGTGCGTGTCCCGAACTAAGACCGCTGTGATCCTGGCCTACAGGAACAGACAACGTCATCTGATGATTCTCCTCAATCACCTCATCCCATTTCTAGTCCGGCAGCAGGCAGAGTTCGCTCTTTTTGTTATCGAACCG CTACCCAACGTAACGTTCAACAGAGCTCTTCTGATGAACATCGGCTTTGTGGAGGCTCTCAAGACGAAGAACTTCACCTGCTTTATCTTCCACGACGTCGACCTCTTGCCGGTGACTGATCACAACCTATACCGATGTGGCGCTACACCCAGACACATGGCTGTGTCCAACAGCAAACTTGACAA TGTATCATTTCCAGAATATGCTGGAGGAGTGGTTGCTGTGTCACGTGACGTGTATCAGCGTGTAAATGGTCATTCTAATCTGTACTTCGGCTGGGGGGGAGAAGATGATGACTTGTTATACAG GCTTATCTGGAAGCACTATACAATGTCTCGCTACCCGCCGGCTATTGGACGTTATATCGCACTGAACCACACGGAGGATATAGGGAACCCTGTAAGCGCCACACG ACTTGCCATGCTAGAGACGGCAGAGGAACGTCTAGAAGAAGATGGGCTAAATACACTTGAATACAAGATTGTTCATAGAAAGTATGAACTATTCTATACCTGGATTCAAGTAGATATAGATATGAGATATTACAG